Genomic window (Alkalibacter saccharofermentans DSM 14828):
TTAAAACGATGTTTTATTTATCGGAAACGAAGCGGAAATGGAGAATTAAAATGGAAAGACCCTCTTGGGATGAGTACTTCTTGGACATGCTTGAAGTCATAAAAAAAAGGTCAACCTGCATGCGGCGTCAGGTCGCAGCTCTCATAGTCAAAGACAAGAGAATCATAGCCACCGGGTACAACGGAGCACCCACAGGAATTGCCCATTGCGGAGAGGTAGGCTGCCTTAGAGCCCAGCAATCGATTCCTTCAGGATCCAGGCACGAGCTTTGCCGAGGGATTCATGCAGAACAAAATGCCATTATACAGTCTGCGGTGCACGGTGTAAGCGTCAAAGATTCTACAATCTATATTACTCACTCTCCTTGTGTATTATGCGCCAAGATGATTATCAATGCAGGAATCAAAAGGATTGTTTATTCCGGAGATTACCCGGATGAAATGAGTGCAAGTCTTTTAAAAGAAGCAGGAATAGTGGTTGATAAAAGTTGCAACATGTTGTAAATTTAACATCTCGCCATAAGAGCGATAACTCGAAATATGGATATAAAACTATTGTATACAAAGAACTTTATAAAAAAGTTTT
Coding sequences:
- a CDS encoding deoxycytidylate deaminase, which translates into the protein MERPSWDEYFLDMLEVIKKRSTCMRRQVAALIVKDKRIIATGYNGAPTGIAHCGEVGCLRAQQSIPSGSRHELCRGIHAEQNAIIQSAVHGVSVKDSTIYITHSPCVLCAKMIINAGIKRIVYSGDYPDEMSASLLKEAGIVVDKSCNML